A single region of the Candidatus Poribacteria bacterium genome encodes:
- a CDS encoding type II toxin-antitoxin system HicB family antitoxin: MRYLVFFEQGDTNYSAYVPDLPICVAVGDTLEETRKEISEAIKFHIECLQEDGEVVPKSTSKLPNQTPSGVLAEFVNIEVEAVKPKKRSVLPSLAPTTSRFKQKIRP; this comes from the coding sequence ATGCGTTATCTTGTATTTTTTGAACAAGGCGATACGAATTATAGCGCGTATGTCCCTGATCTTCCCATATGTGTAGCAGTAGGTGATACACTTGAAGAAACACGTAAGGAAATTTCTGAAGCCATAAAATTTCATATTGAGTGTTTACAAGAAGATGGTGAAGTCGTTCCAAAATCTACTTCAAAATTACCTAATCAAACACCTTCAGGCGTTTTAGCAGAATTTGTTAACATTGAAGTAGAGGCGGTAAAACCAAAGAAACGGTCCGTTTTACCTTCTCTTGCTCCTACCACGTCACGCTTCAAACAGAAGATAAGACCATGA
- a CDS encoding addiction module toxin, HicA family, with product MKVREVIKLLKDDGWFAHKTKGSHRHFKHPTKPGKVTVPGQMGKDIHPRTLNYILKQASLEKGDLN from the coding sequence ATGAAAGTTAGAGAAGTCATCAAATTACTTAAAGATGATGGGTGGTTTGCTCACAAGACAAAAGGGAGTCATAGACATTTTAAACATCCGACTAAACCTGGAAAAGTGACAGTTCCAGGACAGATGGGCAAAGATATTCATCCCCGCACATTGAACTACATTTTGAAACAAGCTTCCTTAGAAAAAGGAGACCTTAACTAA